In the Burkholderia multivorans ATCC BAA-247 genome, CCGGAAGTCGCTCTCGCCCAGCACCATCCCGGCGAGGAAGGCCCCCAGGGCGGCGGATACGCCGACCGCGTGCGCAGCGGCGGCGGCAGCCACCACCACGCACAAGGAGACGAGCACGAACGATTCCTCGTGGCCCCGCCGCGCCACCCAGCCCAGCAGGCCATGCAACAGACGGCGCGAGGCGAGGGCCGCTGCCGCGAACAGCAGCAGCACACCGAACACTTCGAGCAGCACATGCTCGATCTTCGGCGACTCGCCGCGCGCCCAGATCGCCAGCAAGGCCAGCAGGGGCACGCTGGCCAGGTCCTGAAAGACCAGCACGGCGATGGCACTGCGGCCGTGGCGGGTGGTGAGCTCGCCTTGGTCGGCCAGTTGTCGGCTGACCAGCGCCGTGGACGACATGGCCGCCGCAGTGCCGAGCAGCGCGGCGCTCTGGCCGGGCTGCCCCAGCCACATCAATAGCAGGATCAGCGGCGGGGCCACGGCGATCATCTGCAGAGCGCCCGCCATCAGCACCGTCCTGCGGGCGAGCCAGAAGTGTCCGAGGGAGAATTCCAGTCCGACCATGAACAACAGCAGCGCCACGCCCAGCTCGGACAGAAAGGTCAGCGTCTCCCCCGGCGCGATCACGCCGATGACTGAGGGGCCCAGTACAACGCCGACAGAGAGATACCCCAGCAAGGCGGGCACTCTGAACGCCGCCGTCGCCATCGCCGCCAGGCTGCAAGCCGCCAGCAGGATTAGCGTAGCGCCGAGCAAGCCCTGCATCGGTCAGCGCCCCACTTGCGTCGACGTCCAGCGCACGATGTCCTGCGCGCCCATCGCGCCGGCCTGACGGGCGATCTCCCGCCCACCTTGGAACAGGGCGAGCGTCGGGATGCTGCGGATACCGAACTGCGCGGCCAGGTGGGGCTCAGCCTCGGTATTCACCTTCGCCAGCCGGATCCTCGGTTCGAGCTGGTGCGCCGCTTGCTGGAACTGTGGCGCCATCATCTTGCACGGCCCGCACCATGGCGCCCAGAAATCGACCAGCAGCGGCAAATCGCTGCGCTCCACGTGGCGCGAGAATGTTGCCGTGGTCAACTCGATGGGCTCGCCCGTGAACAAAGGCTGCTGGCAGCGGCCGCAGTTGGGATGTTCCGATACCTTCGCAGTCGGTACGCGGTTGATGGACTGGCAATGCGGGCAGACGAGGTGAAGATCATTCTTCATGGTTCGCCTCCTTGGACCACAGTGAGGCTGCCGCGCTTCGGGTCACAGACAATGCCGACCAATCAACGCCTTGGAGCCAATCGTTCCCGTCTTTGCTTACTCCGGCCTCTTCCAAATGAGCAGCGATGAACGCTTCGGCCTGCATGAGCCACCTTTGGACAGTATCTTCCTGACTAGGAATCAGCAGGATTTCAGAGACGCTGCTGGCATCGAGCCCGTCCACACGGATAAGCAGAAAAATGCGCCGCCACAAACGCGGCATGTCCTTCAGCAGGTCGAATGCAAAAGCGAACTCGCTCGACCGATCAACTAGCTCCTCCTGTTCTGCGATCGTTGCGGCATCGGGATGCTGACTGTCAGCGATGATATCGGCCAGCCTGAGTGTGTCATCGGGCTGATAAAATTCGAAGACTTCCTCTTCCACCATGGCCTCGGCGACGTCCTGGGCATCCGCTTCGACCGGCGCGTCCAGAGAAACGAATTCGCCAAATTGCCGGCTGTTTGCCACTTCGTGATCCAGGACGGCGAACAGATGCTTCAGAAGACCGAAGTAAGCCGCTTTTTCTTCCGGCACGGATTGCCATTCCACCTCAGCTTGGACAATCGCTTCATCCACCACGTCGCGCAGCGTCGGATAATCGCGTGGTAAATCGCCGACGGCCCGCAGATAAGCCAGCTCACGCCTTGCGACAGCCTCAAGTTTCGACAGTAGAGGCATTCGGGTCACTTTGGCCTCATGGGCGGCTGACGCGGGGTTTGCGGCAATTCGCACCTTGAGCTCGCGCAAGCGCTCGCGTCGTGCTTTGCGCTTGATTTGATCCTGAGCATGCAGTCGGTCAAAATGCTTCTTGGCCTGACGGAACAACGACTGTGCGAGCATCTGCGCGAGGGGCGTCAGCTCGTCATGTGATGCAGTAACGCTGACAATCTTTTTGCCGGGCAGGTGCATATAGCCACTGGCCAGAAATTGCCGCTTGGTCTTGTCGCGATCAAGGACGATTTGAAGTCGCGCTGAATCTTTAGTGTGTTTGTCGAGCAATGGCTTGAGGTCGCGCTCGATCACATTTCCCAA is a window encoding:
- the trx-GI gene encoding heat resistance system thioredoxin Trx-GI; the protein is MKNDLHLVCPHCQSINRVPTAKVSEHPNCGRCQQPLFTGEPIELTTATFSRHVERSDLPLLVDFWAPWCGPCKMMAPQFQQAAHQLEPRIRLAKVNTEAEPHLAAQFGIRSIPTLALFQGGREIARQAGAMGAQDIVRWTSTQVGR